A single region of the Salvia miltiorrhiza cultivar Shanhuang (shh) chromosome 8, IMPLAD_Smil_shh, whole genome shotgun sequence genome encodes:
- the LOC130998213 gene encoding uncharacterized protein LOC130998213, whose amino-acid sequence MAVRHLLFTTASYQLAPTQVEIRTAGVYFLSSPTIATIARVLYSKFEQTATTSPIQFLLEDAESAEIKRDSFLKTPIMPKSNRLAKWFLRFCSWWFEHLNR is encoded by the exons atgGCA GTCCGACATTTACTCTTCACAACCGCGTCATACCAGCTTGCTCCTACCCAAGTGGAAATTCGAACAGCCGGTGTCTATTTCCTTTCGTCTCCAACGATTGCCACAATAGCTAGGGTTCTCTATAGCAAATTTGAACAGACGGCGACGACGTCGCCTATCCAG TTCCTGCTTGAAGACGCTGAATCTGCTGAAATCAAACGG GATTCATTCTTGAAGACGCCGATTATGCCGAAATCGAATAGGTTAGCAAAATGGTTTCTGCGTTTTTGTTCATGGTGGTTTGAACATCTGAACAG ATGA